The genomic stretch GCCGAGCAGGTAGGCGACGACGACGGCGATCAGCATCGGCAGAGGATACGCGGTGACGGTGGTCACGACAACCGGGCGCCTCGCTATGCTGTAAACTGGCGCAAGAGGTTACTCATGCAGCGTCTAACATTCAGCGGTTTGGGCCTGGCGATTGCGATCGCCGCTTCGCTCAGCACCGCATCGATCGTTTCCGCCCAGGAGCCCGCGGTTCCCACGTCCGTGATCATCGCCGGCTCGAACAATTTCGCCCAGTATTGCGTGGTGTGCCACGGCAAGGACGCCAAGGGCACCGGGCAGTTGGCGGCCGGCCTGACGAAGAAGCCGGCCAACCTGACCGAGCTCACCAAACGCAACGCCGGCACCTACCCGCGCGACATGGTCTTCCAGGTGATCGACGGCCGCAAGCCCGTAAAGGGCCATGGCGGCGGCGACATGCCGGAGTGGGGAGCGGCCTTCACGGCATCCACCCCGAACGACGCCGACGCGGTGAAGCGGCGCGTCGAGTCGCTGGTGGAATACCTGGCGACGCTGCAGGTCAAGTAACAGGCCCTAGCGGTCTCTCGCGACGACGGCCGGCGCGTTTGCGGACGCGGCGGTCGCCGTCGCGACGACCACCGACGAGGTCTGCGACATCGCCTTGTAATACCCAAGGAACCGCTTCGGTTCCGGCGCGTCGTACTTTTCCAGGTTGTGCGCCCATCGGTAGGCGATGGACTGATAGCGCAATTCCACCTCGATCGCGAACGGGCCGCTCGCACCGGACACGTCGGCCCGGTAGCGCACGCGATCACCCTCCGCCATGAAGTCCGGATCGCGCCGCGCCTCGCCGTAGACGGCGATGTCGGCGTGGGCCGTGGCCTTGTCGAACCCGCGCGGCAGCAGGCGGTTGTCCTTGAGGTACTGCGTCGCCGTCAGCAACCCGGTGGTCGGCTTGCCGGCGGGGTCGCCCAGGATCGGCTCGTAGATCTGCACCTGATCGGGGCTCGTGATCTCTTCGTAGTGCGGTTCGAAGCGTGATGCGTCCGCGTCACTGTCATTCCCGGCAATCGCGCCATCGGCATTGACCGCGCCCGAGTCGAACACCGCCCGGCCATTGCGATCGCGCACGGTGACGTGCAGCCACGTCCGCCGCGCCGGATAGCCGGTCGGGAACTTGTGGCCGGTCAGGTTCCTGGTGCTGACATCGAAGGCCAGCGTCGAGCCGGAAAGGTCGGGCCGGCCAATGGCGACGGTGGCGGTGTCTTCGCGCAACTGCCGCAGCGTCGCCTGGGCCGTGGCCTCGAGTTCCGACGGCAGCGCTTCCACGCCCAGCTCGGCACGGTAGCGGCTGAACAGCCGCAGCATGAACGCGTTGCCGCCGACGAAGGCGTGCTGCGACAGCCCGTCGCGGTAGTCGCCCAGCACCGACGCGATCCGGATTGGGCCCGTGGCTCGCGGCATGTGGCAGGCCTGGCAACTGGTCTGCTCGGCGTTGAACGCACTGTGCTTCCATTCCTGGTAATTCATCTGCTCGGCCAGGCGGCCGACGACCTCGCCGTTGGGACCGAAGGCCTGCGTGATCAACGTGTGGCAGGTCGCGCACAGCTCCGATTGCTTGATGTGCGGCGCCTCCACCTGCTCGTAGCCGGTCACCGACTGCATGATGCGGCGGCGGCCGGCGTCGATGGCGTACGGGCCCTGCACCTGGCGCACGCCCTGGGCATTGGGCCCGGCGATCACGAAACCGGCGTTGAAGCTTGCGGGCGTGCCGAGCTGGTCGCTCGCAATCTGGTGGCAGACGGTGCACGAGACGCCGTCGCTGGCCAGCCGGCGCTCATCGGAAAGAATCCGATCCGAGAACGGCAGCTGCGCGAACACCTCGCCCTCGTGCCCCGCCGCCTTCGACATGCGCTGCGTCATCGGCATGTGGCACGCGGCACACTCGTCCTGGATCGCCGCGGCCTGCCTGGGATGATCGATGGTCTCGCGGCGGACGCCGGCCTGCCAGTACGGATCGCGCGCGGCGTTGGCCATCATCGTCGCGCGCCACGAGGTGCCGATGGAGACGTCGGCGCCCTCCGGGGTAATCAACTGGTTGTGACACGCCACGCAGTCGGTGGAGTGCGCGAACAGCGGGACGTTGGCATGTGCCGCGGCAGGAACGGCGGCGGCGGGCGATTGGGATTGCGCGCGCGGCATGGCGACCAGCGCGACAAACACCCACAGGGCCGCCGTCACGGCCAACATCAGGGCCTGCCCTGGGCGGAGTCGAAGGGCTTGCCCTGAGCGGAGTCGAAGGGAGGTGGGCATCATCGGCATCACTTCCAGAATGAGAAGAGACCGCCGTCGAACCAGTCCCAGAGGAAATAGACGAGCACGCGCGGATGCCGCTCTTCGCGTTGGGTGATCGGCACCCGGACGCCGCCCGCGATCAACACATGCTGCAGCTTCGAGAGCGACACCTGGATCTGCGGCACCACGTCCCACTCCGACTCGCCGCCAAACGGCCGCGCCCACAGCAGTTCCACCTGCGGCGACCACGCGCGGCCGAAGCCGCGGTCTTGCGCGAACGTGGTGCCAATGGCGCTCCGCAGGTACGCCTCCCTGGTGCCCTTCTCGGAATCGGAGGGGAACTCGAGGCCGCCGTGCATCTGGAAGTAGCTGTCGCGCGGCAGCGCCTGGCCCCACATCGCGAAGGGCTCGTAGATGGCGTAGCCGTTACCGAGACCGCGGTCGGCGTTGCCGGTCGGCAACACGACCTCGGCGCCGGCGGCGGCAATCGTGCCGGTCGCCGGGCGTGACAGGAAGGTGCGACGCAGGGCAAAGGCGACATCCCCGATGCCCTTCACCCAACGCTGGTCAGCCTGCTGGAAATCCACCGGGATGATGACCTCCAGCTGGCTGCGCGCGCCGAGGCGGCGCTCGTAGATCAACTGGTTGCCCACGGCCTGGTCGCCGTGCGTTGACACGTCAGTCGTCCACACCGTCTCGTTCTCCGGAAATGCCTTCTCGGTGAAGAACGCGCGGGGGAAGTTGAGGTCGCCCACGGGCCAGGCGTCCTGATCGGCGCAGAAGGTGCGCAGGTAGTCCACGGCCTTGTCGATGTCGTCGGCGGTCAGCGCGTCGCCGAACGCCGGCATGCGGCGGTCGAGGGCACGCACCGGCCCGCCTTCGTGCACCACCGCAAACCAGTCCGGACTCGGCTCTGCCGACGCCGTGCAGTCGGTGAAGTCGCGGATGGGCGTGTCGAACCCGACCACGGACTTGGGCGCACCGCGCCCGTCACGCGCATGGCAGGTGGCGCAGGCGGCCTCGTAGACCTCCGCACCGGTGCGAACGGACGGGAGGGCATTGCCCGGCTGGGTGGGTGCGGTGGACTGCGGCCACGCGCGCAACGACACCGACCCGAGGACACTCAAGTAAAGACAGACCGCGGCGCACAATACCACCGACGGCCGGTGCAGGACGCTCTGCATCGGACTCCTAGCCATCGGACGCCGGCCGCACGACGTGCGCGACCGGCGTCAGTTGGATTCGGTCAACAGGCTACTACCGATGAGGCGTTGGCCGCTAAGTCGAGACGCGTTCTCAACTTGCCTACTTCTTGTCGAGTTCGTCGAGCCGGCGTTGGATCTGGGGGCTGGTCGGGAACTCACCCTTCAGGGTCATCAGCACCTGCCGGGCCGAGTCGACGTTGCCTTGCGCGGCCAGCGCACCCGCGCGCGCCATTGCGGCGCGGATCCGCAGCCGGTTGTCGGCCGCCGGCACGCTGATGGTGTCGAGGCGCAGCAGGGCCGCGCCGGGATCCTTCTTCACGTCGGTCGTCCATTCGACCGACATCAACTGGAGTTCGAGGTTCTGCGGGAATCGCGAGGCCGCCAGATCGATCAACGCCGCGCCATCCGGCCCCTTGCCGGATTGCCGGTCGAGCATGGCCTGGTGGTAGAGACCGGCCACCAGCAGGTTGCCGACATCCTCGGGTTTGCCGCTGCGGATGCCGACGCCGCCGGCGTGGTTGTAGACCAACTGTCCGCCGTGCTCGCCCGCTTCGTAAATCGCGCCAAGGCCGACCACGCCAATCGCCGCGGCGCCCATGGCGAAGACCCGCGCCACCGGCGGCTTGCGACTGGCCAGGGCCAGGGCAATCAACTCGAGGGCGGCGACACCGAGAAAGATGTTGCGGGCGCGGATGCCCCACTCTTCGTGCTCGATCACCATGGCGCGCGCGCCGGGCACGCGTTCCACCGGTCCATGCGCATCGGTGCCGGACTTGACGGCGAGCACGCTGGCCAGCGTCCCCATCACGATCAGCGCCGTGGCGGCCGGACCGGCGAACGCCAGGCGGCCGGTGAACCAGAGAAACCGGAACAGCACGCCAATTATGAGCAGGGCGACCGCGAAGTGGACAACTTGGGGGTGGAACGTGGCAATCGACGGCATGGCGCCCTCCTCAGGGATGCCTGATTCTACGTCCGATAGTCACACCGCCCGCCCCCATGAAGATCGGGCCCGCGATCCGGCGGCGGGCAGGGTAGTGGTACCGTGACAGGATGCGTACTTCGCTCGCCGCCCTTTTCCTTTGCCTGGCCACGCTGCCGGCCGGCGCCCAGCGCCTGCCCAGCACCGCCACCCCTCATGCCTATACCCTCTGGTTTGCGCCGGACCTCGAGCACGAGACGTTCCGCGGCCGCGAATCGATTGCGGTGACGCTGGCCGCGCCGTCCGCGTCGATCACCCTGCACGCGGCCGAGATCACGTTTGGCGACGTCACCATCGAGGACGCCGGCGGATCGCAGGCCGCGCGGGTCAGCCTCAACGCCGGGGCGGAGACGGCCACCCTGACGGTGCCCCGCCCCATCGCGCGCGGACCGGCCACCATCCGCATCACCTATACCGGCATCCTCAACGACAAGCTGCGCGGCTTTTACCTGAGCAAGGCCAACGGCCGCAAGTACGCGGTGAGCCAGATGGAGGCCACCGACGCCCGCCGCGCCTTTCCGTCGTTCGACGAGCCCGCCTACAAGGCCACCTTCGACATCACGCTGATGATCGACGCCGCCGACACCGCCATCTCGAACGGCCGCCAGGTGTCGGACACGCCGGGACCGGAGCCCGGCAAGCGCACGGTGGTGTTCGCGCCGACGCCGAAGATGTCCACTTACCTGGTGGCGTTGCTGGTGGGCGACTTCGTCTGCCGCTCGGGGTCGGCCGGCGCCACGCCGATTCGCGTTTGCGCCACGCCGGACAAGCAGCAACTGACCGCCTTTGCGCTGACCGCGGCCGAGCAGCAGGTGCGGTTCTTCAACACCTACTTCGGCATCCCCTACCCGTACGAAAAGCTCGACATCATCGGCGTGCCCGACTTCGCCGCCGGCGCCATGGAGAACGCCGGCGCCATCACCTTCCGCGAGCGGATGCTGCTGGCCGACGAGGCGACGGCGTCGATCGGCGTCCGCAAGTCGGTGGCCTCGGTGATCGCGCACGAGCTCGCCCACCAGTGGTTCGGCGATCTCGTGACCATGCAGTGGTGGGACGACATCTGGCTGAACGAAGGGTTCGCGACGTGGGCGGCCAACAAGCCGCTGGCGGCGTGGAAGCCGGAATGGAAGATGGACGTCAACGCCGCCTCGGAAACACAGGTCGCCCTGGGCCTCGACGCCCTGCGCGCGACCCGCGCCATCCACACGCAGGTGGACACCCCGGCGCAGATCAACGAGGTGTTCGACCCGATCGCCTACGAGAAGACCGCGGGCGTGCTCGGCATGATCGAGGCGTACGTCGGGCCGGAGGCGTTCCGCAAGGGCGTGTCGTCGTACCTCTCGAAGTACTCGCTGAGCAACGCCGCCGGAGAGGATTTCTGGACCGAGGTCACCCGCGTCACCGAGAAGCCGGTGAACCGCATCATGAAGAGCTTCGTGGAGCAGCCCGGCGCACCGATGCTATCGGTGGAGACCCGCTGCGTGTCGGGCCACACCGAGGTGTCGCTGAAGCAGCAGCGCTTCACCGGCTCCCCCGCGCCGGCCGCCGCCGCGGCGGCGCAGACCTGGACGCTGCCGGTGTGCGTGAAGACGGCATCGGGACCGGCCACCTGCACCATCGTCACCCAGGCCGAGCAGACCATTCGCGCGCCCGGCTGCGGCGCGGCGATGGTCAACGCCGATGCGCGCGGCTACTACTTCACCGAATACGAGCCCGCGGCCGTGGCGGCGCTGGCCACGCGCACGCCGGCGCTCACCGCGGCCGAACGCATCAGCCTGCTGGGCGACGAATGGCGAATGGTGCGCGCGGGCCGGCACGACGTCGGCACCTACCTGGACCTGGCGGCCGCGTTCGCGCGCGATGAGACGCCCGCGGTGGTCGGCGACATGGCGGGACGCGTCGGCGCGGTCATGGGCGGCATCGCCGACCCGGGCCAGCATCCGGCATTCCAGGCATGGGTGCGCGCCACGTTCCGCCCGGCGCTCGATGCCATCGGGTTCACCGACGGTCTCGGCGACAGCGATGAGACGAACAGCCGTCGCGCCATCCTCCTGCAGTTGTTGAGCAGCGATCCCGATCTGCAGCGGCGCGCGCGCGAGCTCGCGGCAGGCTACATGGCTCGCCCCGCCTCGCTGTCACCAACCCTGGTGGCCTCGGTGCTCCAGGTCGCCGCCTCGGGTGGCGATGCCGCGCTCTACGACCAATTCGTCACGCGCATGACCGCCGCGATCTCATCGCCGGAGCAGTACTACCGCTACTTCAACGCGCTGGCGGCCTTCCGCGATCCGGCGCTGGTGTCGCGCACGCAGCAGTTCGCGCTGTCGTCGCAGGCACGGTCGCAGGATGCGCCGCTGCTGTTCGCGCAGCTCCTGGGTTCGCCGGCCACGCAGGACGCGACGTGGACCTTGATCAAGGCCGAATGGCCGGCGCTGACCGCCAAGCTCGGCACCTTCCAGGGCATCCCGAACATCGTCGGGGCGCTCAGCGCGTTTTGTTCGGCGGAGCGCGCCGCCGACATCAAGGCGTTCTTCGAGGCGCATCCGGTGCCCGAAGCGGCGCGGGTGCTGCAGCAGTCGCTCGAACGGATTGCGACGTGCAGCGAGGTGAAGGCGCGGCAGGCGCCGGCGTTCACGCGCTGGCTGGCCGCACGGCCGCGGATTTAGACAGCCGCGGCTGTTCCTTATCTCCTCATCCGTGGCCGGTGCAACTGCTGGAAGCGCAAGGCGCCGGCGGGCCGGCTGTCGGAGAAGTGCACCGCGTAGCCCGGCTTGTCGCGCAGGAACTGGTCCAGTCGTTTCTCGCGTGTCTTGCTGCTCACGTTCTTCACGATCAGATAGCGGATGAAGCCCATGCCGTCGAGGATCACGGTGGCGCCGCCGTGCATCCAGCGGCCCTTCGCCGACTTGCGGCGCTGCACGACTTCGGCCACCAGGTCGAAATTGACGGTGCCATCGGGACCGACGCGCTGCAGCACGCGGACCGATTCAATCACGGGTGGCTCGATGCGCCTGGTGACACTCGGCGCGGCCAACCCAAAGTAGCAAAGGCGTTCGGGATGATCGGGGTCGGTGATGTAGTGGCCCAGGCGCGTGGCGCGCTCTTCGAGCGCATGGCGATTCTCGAGATCCACCGTCAGCGTGCCGAATTGCACGCCCAGGAGCAGGTCGTAGACGGGGTCGAGCGCGCGCTCGGGCGGGCGCCACAGCAGGGCATCCTCGCTGAGGTCTGACACCGCATCCACGGTGATGCCGTAACGGCGAAAAGCGCGGACAAACGACTCCCGGTACGCCCAGGGGTCATCCGGCACCAGGTCGAAGTCGGCGGTGATGATGGCCCGAAGGTATTCGCCGAGCCGCAGGTCCACGGGCGGACAGTAGTCCACCGCGCGAATCAGGATCTTCAGGAACTGGCCGGCGAGCTTTTCAGCCTCGATGGTGAGCAGGTCAATGAGCTCCGCCGGCATGCGGTGGCCGGGCGGCGGCGCGAGGGCCCGCAGGCGCGCCGTCTTGTTGTCGTAGATCCAGCGGAACGCGTCGAAGACCGCGCGCAGGAGCACCGCGCCCATGTCGTGGGCCTCGAGGTCGGGCGCATACTTCCCTGCCGTGACCGGGTCGTCCGGCCCGCCTTCGTGCTCGAACGCCAGGCGCAGCGGCGCCTTGCCGTCGCCGGTGGTCTCCCCGAACTGGCGGGCAATGTCGATCAGCAGGTGCGAGGTCAGCTTGCCGCCCATGGATTCGATGGCCCGGCGCACCAGCGGCCGGTAGCGGAACCGCTGGAACAGCGCGATGAGGTCGGCAAAGCCTTCGTGAAACCCGTCCACGTCGGGGTTGGTCGGGAGCATGAACCACGACCGCATCCCGTCGAGCAGCGCATGCGTCATCTCGTGAATGACGACGTCGTGCGACAGGGCGGTGAAGACCACGCCGCCCGGCTGGTTGGCCCCGGTCGCCTTGCGATTGGCGAAGGTGTAGCCGAAGCACAACTCGCCGGCGTCGGGGTCGTAGTAGGCGTTGTCTTCCTTGTGCGCATGGGGGCGGACCCGCAGCTTCACGCCTTCTTCTTCACTGCGCGCATCGAACGAGAAATCCGGCGTGCGGCCCAGCGCCTGGCGAAACTGCTCATAGGTCGTCATCGTCAGCGCGTAGCACATCTGCTGCGCGAACCGCGGATCGATGGTGGACGGCGGCAGGCCGAGCTGAAACGCCTGGTCGGCGCCGTCGAGGTCGAGCGCGCGATAGGTCTCACCGGTCGTGAGGTTGACGTCGTCCACGCAGATCACGGAGCCGGTCGGGCCCGGCAGCAGCGGCTCGTAGGGAACCAAGGCCTCGGTCACCGCCGCGTCCATGCGGGGCGACGCGGGATCGCGCGTGTAGATCTGGAGGCGGCGGTGCGACGGCAGCTTGAACTGCGCGCCGTTGGCTGCTTCCACCTGCTGCACGGCGCGGGCGTCGTACGGCCGAGCCGTCGCCAGGCGCAGCACGCGTTCGCCGAGCAGGAACCGGGCGGGCGCCTTGGCCACCTAAAGCGCCCCCGTCACGGCGGACCCGGCGGGCGCCAGCAGGGGCCGGCTCCGCATGGCCGCATCAAGCGCCATCAGTTGCGGATGCTGGCGATGCTTCGCCCCGACGGCCGCCGCCACGTCGGCCGCAAACTTCTCGTTCAGCACGCGATTCTGCACCGCGGACGCGAGCGCGCGCGCCGCCGCGCCGGTGAAGTCGCCCTGGCCCTTCGATTCCCACGCATACTCGTGGTCCTGGCAGGCGGCGAAGTGCACGATGCCCGGGAGCGACACCTCGGCACCACGCCCGAGGGCGCGCGCACCGCGCCTGGCGAAGTAGGCCTCGACGATGTCGTCGTCGAGAGGCATGAAGCGCGGCCGGTCGCCCGCGGCGGCGCGGGCCCGCATGACCGGCGCAAAGCGGCTGTTGGTGCCGGAGTGGCAGCAATCCATGAACAGCGTCATGGCGACGCCGGCCGGCAGCCCGCCCAGAATCTGCGCCAGCTCGTCGTCCACGAGCAGGGCGCCGGTGGTGTAGTCCACCGGGATCAGGGCTTCGTTGTAGCCGTCTTCTTCGCTGTCGACGCGGTTCGGCAACTGCCCGCCGTGACCGGCGTACTGCAGCACGAGCACGTCGCCGGGGGCACCGCTGCCGACGAGCGACCGAATGGCGGCTTTCATCCCTTCGTAGGTCGCATCGCCGTCGAACAGATAATCCACGCGCGCTCCCAATTGTGTGAGCGCGCTGCCCCACGTGCGCGCGTCGTTGACGCACCCGGCGAGCGGACGCTCGGGGTACTTGTCGATGCCGATGCACAAGGCGCGAACGTGTTGGCCGCCCTGGCCGGTGGGGGCGGCAGGCGCGGGCGGCGCTCCCGACGGCGGCGCCGGCGGTGGCGGGCTTCCGCCCCACGCGCCGGGAACCGCGAAGTCAAACGTCCGCGCCAGCGGCGGATACGGGAAGTCGGCTTCGCCAATGCCAGTGTCGTCATCGAGGCCGACGATGCGGCGCAACACGGCCGACATCGTCTTGGGGTCGTTGTCGAAGGCGCCGTGGGCCAGCGCGCGCGTCAGCGGGTTCTCCGGCTCGCCCCTGGCCAACGACAGGTGCAGATTCGCGGTGCCGGTGCCGTTGAGGGTGCCGTCTTCATTCATGCCGAACAGCGCGCGCAGGTCCGCGTCTTTGCGCATCGACTTGTGCAGGCCAAGAATCGGACGGCGGCGGATGCCCTCACACGCATGCGACACCAGGTAGAGCAGCGACTTGCGGTAGGCCTTGAAGCAGTTGTCCTGCCCTTCCGCCTCCTCATCCATGGTGAAGATCGACAGCGCCTTGATCTTCTTGCCGTGAACGTGACCGGCCAGGTTGTCGCGGAACAGTTCGGTGCGGGAAGCGGGCGCCAGCAAGTACAGGTGCTCGATCTCCGGCACGCCCTCGGCCAGCAGCGCGGGGATCAAGTGCGAATGAAAGATGGCGCCGGCGCTGTGCCCCACGGTGTGGATCGGCAGCGCCCCG from Vicinamibacterales bacterium encodes the following:
- a CDS encoding M1 family metallopeptidase — translated: MRTSLAALFLCLATLPAGAQRLPSTATPHAYTLWFAPDLEHETFRGRESIAVTLAAPSASITLHAAEITFGDVTIEDAGGSQAARVSLNAGAETATLTVPRPIARGPATIRITYTGILNDKLRGFYLSKANGRKYAVSQMEATDARRAFPSFDEPAYKATFDITLMIDAADTAISNGRQVSDTPGPEPGKRTVVFAPTPKMSTYLVALLVGDFVCRSGSAGATPIRVCATPDKQQLTAFALTAAEQQVRFFNTYFGIPYPYEKLDIIGVPDFAAGAMENAGAITFRERMLLADEATASIGVRKSVASVIAHELAHQWFGDLVTMQWWDDIWLNEGFATWAANKPLAAWKPEWKMDVNAASETQVALGLDALRATRAIHTQVDTPAQINEVFDPIAYEKTAGVLGMIEAYVGPEAFRKGVSSYLSKYSLSNAAGEDFWTEVTRVTEKPVNRIMKSFVEQPGAPMLSVETRCVSGHTEVSLKQQRFTGSPAPAAAAAAQTWTLPVCVKTASGPATCTIVTQAEQTIRAPGCGAAMVNADARGYYFTEYEPAAVAALATRTPALTAAERISLLGDEWRMVRAGRHDVGTYLDLAAAFARDETPAVVGDMAGRVGAVMGGIADPGQHPAFQAWVRATFRPALDAIGFTDGLGDSDETNSRRAILLQLLSSDPDLQRRARELAAGYMARPASLSPTLVASVLQVAASGGDAALYDQFVTRMTAAISSPEQYYRYFNALAAFRDPALVSRTQQFALSSQARSQDAPLLFAQLLGSPATQDATWTLIKAEWPALTAKLGTFQGIPNIVGALSAFCSAERAADIKAFFEAHPVPEAARVLQQSLERIATCSEVKARQAPAFTRWLAARPRI
- a CDS encoding cytochrome c, giving the protein MQRLTFSGLGLAIAIAASLSTASIVSAQEPAVPTSVIIAGSNNFAQYCVVCHGKDAKGTGQLAAGLTKKPANLTELTKRNAGTYPRDMVFQVIDGRKPVKGHGGGDMPEWGAAFTASTPNDADAVKRRVESLVEYLATLQVK
- a CDS encoding cytochrome c is translated as MQSVLHRPSVVLCAAVCLYLSVLGSVSLRAWPQSTAPTQPGNALPSVRTGAEVYEAACATCHARDGRGAPKSVVGFDTPIRDFTDCTASAEPSPDWFAVVHEGGPVRALDRRMPAFGDALTADDIDKAVDYLRTFCADQDAWPVGDLNFPRAFFTEKAFPENETVWTTDVSTHGDQAVGNQLIYERRLGARSQLEVIIPVDFQQADQRWVKGIGDVAFALRRTFLSRPATGTIAAAGAEVVLPTGNADRGLGNGYAIYEPFAMWGQALPRDSYFQMHGGLEFPSDSEKGTREAYLRSAIGTTFAQDRGFGRAWSPQVELLWARPFGGESEWDVVPQIQVSLSKLQHVLIAGGVRVPITQREERHPRVLVYFLWDWFDGGLFSFWK
- a CDS encoding caspase family protein is translated as MPTPIRRITTAQFALLALPSHLTRTIAAVHLHHTWRPRRQDFRGLATIEAMRRFHMDQGWSDIAQHLTIDPQGGLWTGRNWNLAPASAVGHNGTSSEGPFMIEMVGDFDTGQDPFDGPQRQAAIETVAHLMRAFGLDDADLKFHNQLTKRKSCPGTAITRADFLRAVKALPAAKARPAGLFTVEHLVGAEAVRSGAATDTAAASSVPENDAAGAAIDEAARLATRESQRRARGLSPRVLGSTVFTASRGSADWSVLKPHVINLAKGDLSQGGEFATTPADVEAIVDAIRDYAAGAETPRLMIHAHGGLVGESSALEYAWTMHRWWLNHGVFPLFFVWESSLLEIIGQFVLGRRDLADWTSDLVIEGIVKAPGTAAWAGMKESARLSSSTDIGDGVIGGARLFARKLAALLERLGPGALPIHTVGHSAGAIFHSHLIPALLAEGVPEIEHLYLLAPASRTELFRDNLAGHVHGKKIKALSIFTMDEEAEGQDNCFKAYRKSLLYLVSHACEGIRRRPILGLHKSMRKDADLRALFGMNEDGTLNGTGTANLHLSLARGEPENPLTRALAHGAFDNDPKTMSAVLRRIVGLDDDTGIGEADFPYPPLARTFDFAVPGAWGGSPPPPAPPSGAPPAPAAPTGQGGQHVRALCIGIDKYPERPLAGCVNDARTWGSALTQLGARVDYLFDGDATYEGMKAAIRSLVGSGAPGDVLVLQYAGHGGQLPNRVDSEEDGYNEALIPVDYTTGALLVDDELAQILGGLPAGVAMTLFMDCCHSGTNSRFAPVMRARAAAGDRPRFMPLDDDIVEAYFARRGARALGRGAEVSLPGIVHFAACQDHEYAWESKGQGDFTGAAARALASAVQNRVLNEKFAADVAAAVGAKHRQHPQLMALDAAMRSRPLLAPAGSAVTGAL
- a CDS encoding DUF2231 domain-containing protein — its product is MPSIATFHPQVVHFAVALLIIGVLFRFLWFTGRLAFAGPAATALIVMGTLASVLAVKSGTDAHGPVERVPGARAMVIEHEEWGIRARNIFLGVAALELIALALASRKPPVARVFAMGAAAIGVVGLGAIYEAGEHGGQLVYNHAGGVGIRSGKPEDVGNLLVAGLYHQAMLDRQSGKGPDGAALIDLAASRFPQNLELQLMSVEWTTDVKKDPGAALLRLDTISVPAADNRLRIRAAMARAGALAAQGNVDSARQVLMTLKGEFPTSPQIQRRLDELDKK